The following are from one region of the Phyllostomus discolor isolate MPI-MPIP mPhyDis1 chromosome 9, mPhyDis1.pri.v3, whole genome shotgun sequence genome:
- the OVOL2 gene encoding transcription factor Ovo-like 2 isoform X2, whose product MLNRHLKCHNQVKRHLCTFCGKGFNDTFDLKRHVRTHTGIRPYKCDICNKAFTQRCSLESHLKKIHGVQQHYAYKQRRDKLYVCEDCGYTGPTQEDLYLHVNSAHPGSAFLKKTSKKLAALLQNKLTSTLQGSANLSEEEEK is encoded by the exons ATGCTCAATCGTCACCTTAAGTGCCACAACCAGGTGAAGAGGCACCTGTGCACCTTCTGCGGCAAGGGCTTCAATGACACCTTCGACCTAAAGAGGCACGTCCGCACACATACAG GCATTCGCCCCTACAAATGTGACATTTGCAACAAAGCTTTTACCCAGCGATGCTCCTTGGAGTCCCACCTGAAGAAAATCCACGGGGTGCAGCAACATTATGCCTACAAGCAACGCCGGGACAAACTCTATGTCTGTGAAGACTGTGGCTACACAGGCCCCACCCAGGAGGACCTGTACCTGCATGTAAACAGTGCCCACCCGGGCAgtgcatttctcaaaaaaacatcCAAAAAACTGGCAGCCCTTTTGCAAAACAAGCTAACATCCACACTCCAAGGGAGTGCCAAcctgagtgaggaggaggagaaatga